A section of the Spirosoma pollinicola genome encodes:
- a CDS encoding YdeI/OmpD-associated family protein: MPLPSLLTSVYAESPAAWRQWLANNYAVETSVWLAIYKKASGRPSVTYDEAVDEALCFGWIDSSARKGDANRYFQFFARRNPKSNWSGVNKAKVEKLTLAGKMTDAGMAMVNLAKQTGTWTALDEVERLTCPPDLAEKFDENPTAKGYFEAFPKSAKRGILEWLLNAKTSETRAKRIMEIVALAARNERANQYVPRPK; encoded by the coding sequence ATGCCACTACCATCGCTTCTCACATCCGTTTATGCCGAAAGTCCAGCGGCTTGGCGACAGTGGCTGGCCAATAATTACGCGGTTGAAACGAGCGTATGGCTGGCTATTTATAAAAAAGCAAGCGGAAGACCCAGCGTTACATATGACGAAGCCGTTGACGAAGCTTTATGTTTTGGCTGGATTGATAGCTCGGCCAGAAAGGGCGATGCCAACCGTTACTTCCAGTTTTTCGCCCGGCGTAATCCTAAAAGCAACTGGAGCGGAGTCAACAAAGCAAAAGTTGAAAAATTGACGCTGGCCGGGAAAATGACCGATGCGGGAATGGCAATGGTTAACCTTGCAAAACAAACCGGTACCTGGACGGCGCTGGATGAAGTTGAACGCCTGACCTGCCCACCGGATCTGGCAGAGAAATTCGATGAAAATCCGACAGCGAAGGGGTACTTTGAGGCTTTTCCTAAATCAGCGAAACGAGGAATCCTGGAATGGCTGCTCAACGCAAAAACGTCTGAAACGCGGGCCAAACGGATTATGGAGATTGTAGCCCTGGCAGCCCGGAACGAACGTGCCAATCAGTATGTGCCAAGGCCGAAATAA
- a CDS encoding GMC oxidoreductase translates to MNLNIDAKKDMTYDAIVVGSGISGGWAAKELTQKGLKVLMIERGRDIKHVEGYVTATNNPWEFPHRGRITTMAAEEYWANMRTGYTANEEWRHHFENDKENPYLEKENRKVDWIRGYHVGGRSLMWGRQSYRWNKEDFMANGKEGIGVDWPIRYEDLAPWYTYVETFAGISGSKDGLDVLPDGNFLPAMQMNCLEKEAKKRIEKAFPARHVTMGRTAHLTAPKQIHYDLGRAACQFRNQCMRGCPYGAYFSTQAATLPAAMKTGKLTLLPDSIVSEVLYDEKKGKATGVRTIDQNTKEVREHYARIIFLNASAFASTSILMNSKSHRFPNGMGNESDQLGRNIMDHHLAVGAAGEYDGMEDQYYYGRRANGVYVPRYRNWAGDKRDYVRGFGYQGGAGRGGWNRGNGTDGFGADFKDSLTTPGPWTMSLGGFGEMIADPNNRMTLSPDQKDKWGLPLIVFDAAYGENEKKMRIDMMNDAAEMLEAAGLKNVTAYNDESKHPGIGIHEMGTARMGRDPKTSVLNAHNQIHSVKNVFNTDGACMTSASCVNPSLTYMALTARAADFAVKEMKKGTL, encoded by the coding sequence ATGAACCTTAACATAGACGCAAAAAAAGATATGACCTACGACGCTATTGTCGTTGGGTCGGGCATTTCTGGCGGCTGGGCTGCTAAAGAACTTACCCAGAAAGGCCTGAAAGTATTAATGATTGAGCGCGGTCGCGATATCAAACACGTAGAAGGCTACGTAACCGCTACCAATAATCCGTGGGAGTTTCCGCACCGTGGGCGCATTACGACTATGGCTGCCGAAGAGTACTGGGCCAATATGCGTACCGGCTATACCGCCAATGAAGAATGGCGGCACCATTTCGAGAACGACAAAGAAAATCCATACCTCGAAAAGGAAAACCGCAAAGTAGACTGGATTCGGGGCTACCACGTAGGCGGTCGTTCACTCATGTGGGGGCGTCAGAGCTACCGCTGGAACAAAGAAGACTTTATGGCGAATGGCAAAGAAGGCATTGGTGTCGACTGGCCAATCCGGTACGAAGATCTGGCTCCCTGGTACACCTACGTAGAAACCTTCGCCGGTATTTCGGGTAGCAAAGACGGTCTGGACGTTTTGCCGGATGGCAACTTCCTGCCCGCTATGCAGATGAACTGCCTGGAAAAAGAAGCGAAAAAACGCATTGAAAAGGCGTTTCCGGCCCGTCACGTGACGATGGGTCGTACAGCTCACCTCACCGCCCCCAAGCAAATTCACTATGACCTCGGACGGGCCGCCTGCCAGTTCCGGAACCAGTGTATGCGGGGGTGCCCATACGGTGCTTACTTCAGTACGCAGGCGGCAACATTGCCAGCCGCTATGAAAACGGGTAAACTGACACTTCTGCCTGATTCGATTGTGTCGGAAGTGCTGTATGATGAGAAAAAAGGGAAGGCAACCGGCGTCCGTACTATTGATCAGAACACCAAAGAAGTTCGTGAACATTACGCCCGGATTATTTTCCTGAATGCATCGGCTTTTGCGAGTACATCTATCCTGATGAACTCCAAATCGCACCGTTTCCCGAACGGAATGGGCAACGAGTCAGATCAGCTTGGTCGGAACATCATGGACCACCATCTGGCGGTTGGTGCGGCCGGTGAATATGACGGCATGGAAGATCAGTATTACTATGGTCGTCGTGCTAATGGTGTTTACGTACCTCGTTACCGGAACTGGGCTGGCGACAAACGCGATTACGTGCGTGGCTTTGGCTACCAGGGTGGTGCTGGCCGGGGCGGCTGGAACCGGGGTAATGGTACGGATGGCTTTGGGGCAGACTTCAAAGACAGCCTGACTACCCCTGGCCCCTGGACAATGAGCCTTGGTGGTTTTGGCGAAATGATTGCCGATCCAAATAACCGGATGACGCTCTCGCCCGATCAAAAAGATAAGTGGGGCCTGCCTTTGATCGTATTCGATGCAGCCTACGGCGAGAACGAAAAGAAAATGCGGATCGATATGATGAACGATGCTGCCGAGATGCTCGAAGCCGCAGGTCTGAAAAACGTGACCGCCTACAACGACGAGTCGAAACACCCCGGTATTGGTATTCACGAAATGGGAACTGCCCGCATGGGTCGCGATCCAAAAACGTCGGTGCTGAACGCGCATAACCAAATACACTCGGTTAAGAACGTATTCAATACGGATGGTGCCTGTATGACATCGGCATCGTGTGTAAACCCTTCGCTTACGTACATGGCACTGACCGCCCGTGCGGCTGATTTTGCTGTGAAAGAAATGAAAAAGGGGACTTTATAA
- a CDS encoding ATP-binding cassette domain-containing protein, with protein MSQPTPLITLDSLTVRRGGKPVLSNLSFQLKSGECWCITGPTGSGKTTFLQALAGQFPAPPGTLTRRVFTEFVSFKEESSRFSYSGYFYQQRYQATMSDHADGNDPGYTALPSLRDFLQVSNSPESTALLERLGLTSLLDRSFIKLSNGQTRKARIGKALLRHPAVLLLDNPFVGLDVNFRSDLTAWLGELTNHGLSLVFVADADDIPVFATHIAEIGQGRLLWAGPKEDYRANYQLETDFGVPPVLQTIPQQTDFAEAFRLQDITVRYGDTVILNDLNWVVRTNERWALFGPNGAGKSVLLSLLYGDHPQAYANQVSVFGNRRGKSGETIWDVKRRIGFVSPELHLYFPQHLSARQVALTGLTDTLTPPNRVSPETETDLANLFAYFDLTHAESRPFGTLSAGEQRLVLLVRAFLKNAPVLLLDEPFQAIDSRHIERARRLIDSFLNKTVLFVTHNRKELPESIDELFALASTNTVEG; from the coding sequence ATGTCTCAACCAACTCCCTTAATCACCCTTGATTCGTTGACCGTCCGGAGAGGTGGTAAGCCGGTACTAAGCAATCTTTCTTTCCAACTGAAGTCGGGCGAGTGTTGGTGTATAACCGGGCCAACGGGTAGTGGAAAAACTACATTTTTACAGGCTCTGGCAGGTCAGTTTCCGGCCCCGCCGGGCACATTGACTCGTCGGGTATTCACAGAATTTGTTTCGTTCAAAGAAGAGTCCAGTCGATTCTCTTATAGTGGATACTTCTATCAACAGCGTTACCAGGCCACCATGAGTGACCATGCTGATGGAAATGATCCCGGTTATACGGCACTACCGTCATTGCGCGATTTTTTGCAGGTATCCAACTCGCCCGAGTCAACAGCCTTGCTTGAGCGACTGGGCTTGACATCGTTATTGGATCGTTCATTTATTAAGCTCTCTAACGGGCAAACCCGCAAGGCTCGTATTGGCAAAGCACTTTTGCGCCATCCTGCCGTTTTGCTTTTAGATAACCCATTTGTGGGTTTAGATGTCAACTTCCGGTCAGATCTAACAGCCTGGCTTGGCGAATTGACCAATCACGGCCTCTCGCTCGTCTTTGTCGCCGATGCGGACGATATACCGGTATTTGCTACGCACATAGCCGAAATCGGGCAGGGGAGGCTATTATGGGCAGGCCCCAAAGAAGACTATAGAGCAAATTATCAGCTCGAAACAGACTTTGGCGTGCCGCCCGTTCTGCAAACAATACCGCAGCAGACTGATTTTGCCGAAGCATTTCGACTACAGGATATTACCGTTCGCTACGGCGATACGGTTATTCTGAACGATCTTAACTGGGTTGTTCGGACTAACGAACGCTGGGCCTTATTCGGTCCTAATGGGGCTGGTAAGTCGGTGTTGCTCAGTTTGCTATATGGCGACCATCCTCAGGCATATGCGAATCAGGTAAGCGTGTTTGGCAACCGGCGAGGTAAATCGGGCGAAACTATCTGGGATGTAAAACGTCGGATCGGGTTTGTCTCGCCTGAGTTGCATCTGTACTTTCCGCAGCATCTATCGGCCCGGCAGGTAGCACTTACCGGCCTAACCGACACGTTAACACCACCCAATCGAGTATCGCCCGAAACGGAAACGGATTTGGCCAATTTATTCGCCTATTTTGATTTGACCCATGCAGAAAGCCGCCCCTTCGGGACTTTATCGGCGGGCGAACAACGATTGGTGCTTCTTGTACGGGCTTTTCTGAAAAATGCACCTGTATTGTTACTTGACGAACCCTTTCAAGCCATAGATAGTCGGCACATTGAGCGAGCAAGACGATTGATTGACAGCTTCTTAAATAAAACCGTTTTGTTCGTAACACATAACAGAAAAGAACTTCCTGAGAGTATTGACGAATTGTTTGCACTAGCCAGTACAAATACGGTCGAAGGCTAG
- a CDS encoding stage II sporulation protein M — translation MREALFVKRNSDKWRDMEQNPSRDPDELTARFVELTDDLSYAQTFYPDSNVTRYLNGLAAQMHRGLMQNRRDDRSRFVTFWKYELPLLFRQSHRLLAISAGIFLAAGILGWVSAAHDNTFVQLILGDGYVNMTLENIKKGDPLGVYNSRDQASMFIQITLNNIYVAFRTFVFGLFASFGTIAMLFYNGVMLGAFQYFFYERGLLLDSALKIWIHGTLEISAIIIAGCAGLTVGNSLLFPGTYSRLESFKRGIRRGLKIAIGLVPIFITAGFLESFITRLTLPPVVSGIIILTSAAFIIWYFILYPISLNRTKQP, via the coding sequence ATGCGCGAAGCTCTTTTCGTTAAACGCAATTCGGACAAGTGGCGCGATATGGAACAGAATCCTTCGCGCGACCCCGATGAACTGACGGCCCGTTTTGTGGAACTGACCGACGACCTGTCGTATGCGCAAACGTTTTATCCTGACTCAAACGTAACCCGATACCTCAACGGGCTGGCCGCGCAGATGCACCGCGGCCTGATGCAGAATCGGCGCGACGACCGGAGTCGGTTTGTTACGTTCTGGAAATATGAGTTGCCGTTGCTTTTCCGACAGTCGCACCGATTGCTGGCTATTTCGGCCGGTATTTTTCTGGCGGCTGGTATTCTGGGTTGGGTGTCGGCGGCACACGACAATACGTTTGTGCAGCTCATTTTGGGGGATGGCTACGTTAATATGACCCTCGAAAACATCAAGAAAGGCGATCCGCTGGGCGTGTACAACAGCCGCGATCAAGCGTCTATGTTCATACAGATCACCCTGAATAACATCTATGTAGCCTTTCGAACCTTCGTATTTGGTCTATTTGCCTCCTTTGGCACCATCGCGATGCTGTTTTATAACGGGGTAATGCTGGGCGCTTTCCAGTACTTTTTTTACGAACGTGGGCTACTTCTCGACTCAGCTCTAAAAATCTGGATTCATGGCACTCTCGAAATATCGGCGATCATTATTGCGGGTTGTGCGGGGCTCACCGTAGGCAATAGTCTGCTATTTCCGGGAACTTACTCGCGGCTGGAGTCATTCAAGCGCGGTATTAGACGGGGGCTGAAAATCGCCATTGGGCTCGTCCCGATTTTTATTACAGCGGGTTTTCTGGAAAGTTTTATCACACGGCTAACCCTGCCGCCTGTTGTCAGTGGAATCATCATCCTAACATCGGCAGCTTTCATTATCTGGTATTTTATTTTATATCCTATCTCCCTAAACCGTACAAAACAGCCATGA
- a CDS encoding gliding motility-associated C-terminal domain-containing protein — MAICRARPGCISCFADVWKITVNTPNAPVVASLTKISCADDAVTLIATNCSDIVHWSDQTTGTSWTGKLQQTTTFQATCEQNNCLSNPSVPISVQIATPAKPVLSVSKSDICAGQSIQLIASGCLGTVRWTDGNEELVRTVTPYKTMTYRAVCQIGSCRSDSSESVSVQVRTAGQKVNLATTLSNGCPFQTADLSKAITGKNPVLSDVYQFRMGPSLEAAIVQSPGAVQAGTYYVFGRNTDGCYTDPVAVTVQIIPCQNPIPVCLSNPATVAVRLDSIDWAKGMVRLTAQLGGSASSASWQSDGGGLFTDTGLSARYLLSETDRQLGKIMFTATTPDPDGSGPCVSMSIKQAVMAPSRELIGLSKKVSEPVWLMEGGASLVELTYQLTVANLGTNSLKNVQITDDLDAVFSASGALIRSVNARADSGFVVNPSYTGRGADTTLLSSGNMMAGKQGHVWLTVRLDVSRANTLTFSNKATASGVDVNGGLCRDRSTNGTESDPDLNGNPGDNEEPTLVTLHSLESEEAKTVFIPEGFSPNGDGINDKFVIQRLPVDLTAQIEVYNRWGHLVYRNPNYKNDWDGTINQGVSVNVAKEGLPDGTYYYQIRLSDGREYVRFLTLAR, encoded by the coding sequence ATGGCTATTTGCCGCGCCCGGCCCGGTTGTATAAGCTGTTTTGCCGACGTTTGGAAAATAACGGTCAATACACCCAACGCGCCCGTTGTTGCCAGTTTGACTAAAATTAGCTGTGCAGATGATGCTGTTACTTTAATCGCAACGAACTGTAGTGATATTGTCCACTGGTCTGACCAAACCACGGGGACTAGCTGGACGGGTAAACTACAGCAGACAACTACATTCCAGGCTACCTGCGAACAAAATAACTGCTTGAGCAACCCGTCTGTGCCGATTTCGGTCCAGATTGCGACTCCAGCCAAACCCGTGCTTTCGGTCAGCAAAAGTGATATCTGCGCCGGTCAATCCATCCAGCTTATTGCATCTGGTTGTTTGGGGACTGTTCGCTGGACGGATGGCAACGAAGAGCTGGTAAGAACGGTAACGCCTTACAAAACGATGACCTATCGTGCAGTCTGCCAGATCGGTTCCTGCCGAAGCGACAGCTCCGAGTCAGTATCGGTACAGGTTCGAACGGCCGGGCAAAAAGTAAATCTGGCAACGACACTCAGCAATGGGTGCCCGTTTCAAACCGCTGACTTGTCGAAAGCGATTACCGGAAAAAACCCTGTCCTGAGCGACGTTTACCAATTTAGAATGGGACCATCGCTTGAGGCTGCTATTGTTCAGTCGCCGGGAGCGGTACAGGCGGGTACCTATTATGTCTTCGGCCGAAATACCGATGGCTGTTATACAGACCCCGTAGCCGTTACGGTGCAGATTATACCCTGTCAAAACCCTATTCCTGTTTGCCTGAGTAACCCGGCAACTGTTGCCGTTCGACTCGACTCGATTGATTGGGCAAAAGGTATGGTTCGATTGACAGCACAGCTAGGTGGTTCGGCCAGTTCAGCTAGTTGGCAAAGTGATGGTGGCGGCCTGTTTACCGATACTGGTCTATCGGCTCGTTATCTGTTGTCAGAAACGGACCGGCAACTTGGTAAAATAATGTTCACTGCCACAACGCCCGATCCTGATGGCAGTGGCCCCTGCGTGAGCATGTCTATAAAGCAGGCAGTCATGGCTCCATCCCGTGAGCTAATCGGGCTGAGCAAAAAAGTAAGCGAACCTGTTTGGCTTATGGAAGGTGGTGCTAGTCTGGTTGAATTGACCTACCAGTTGACAGTTGCCAATCTGGGTACAAATTCACTGAAAAATGTGCAAATCACCGATGATCTGGATGCTGTTTTTTCAGCTTCGGGGGCGCTGATTCGTTCGGTAAACGCTCGGGCCGACAGTGGGTTCGTGGTCAATCCATCCTATACAGGCCGTGGGGCCGACACAACGTTGCTAAGCAGCGGAAACATGATGGCTGGTAAGCAGGGCCATGTCTGGCTGACGGTTCGGTTAGATGTGAGCCGCGCAAATACTCTGACGTTCAGCAATAAAGCAACCGCGTCGGGGGTTGATGTGAATGGAGGACTTTGTCGGGATCGTTCCACTAATGGGACCGAATCTGACCCTGATTTAAATGGTAACCCCGGCGATAATGAGGAACCAACGCTGGTAACACTTCACTCGTTAGAGTCCGAAGAGGCCAAAACGGTGTTTATTCCAGAAGGCTTCTCGCCCAATGGGGATGGTATCAACGATAAATTCGTAATTCAGCGGTTACCAGTTGACCTAACTGCACAAATTGAAGTCTACAATAGGTGGGGACATCTTGTTTACCGCAACCCTAATTATAAAAATGACTGGGATGGCACCATCAATCAGGGAGTTAGTGTAAACGTTGCGAAAGAAGGGTTACCTGATGGGACTTATTACTATCAGATTCGACTCAGCGATGGACGCGAATATGTGCGGTTTCTGACGCTGGCCCGATGA
- a CDS encoding gluconate 2-dehydrogenase subunit 3 family protein encodes MRVAALAGSAIALPALADTLEASAARRALTGKPLFFTADQDATVAELADTIIPTTKTPGAKAAKVNEVIDIILKDCYKPDDQQRFVDGLTLTNKLSQDAYGKAFVQLDPTQRIEIVKKLQADAKQQLAQMNSAKAASKVENAQADLQMPSAKKQYTPFFMILKDLTLTGYFTSEIGCTQALEYVAVPGRYDGCVTLKPGQKAWAI; translated from the coding sequence ATGCGGGTAGCCGCGCTGGCTGGCTCAGCCATAGCGTTACCCGCGCTGGCCGATACACTCGAAGCTTCGGCGGCCCGACGCGCCCTGACGGGCAAACCGCTTTTCTTCACGGCCGATCAGGATGCGACCGTTGCTGAACTGGCCGATACGATTATCCCCACAACGAAAACCCCCGGTGCCAAGGCAGCGAAGGTGAACGAAGTGATTGACATTATTCTGAAAGACTGTTACAAACCCGACGATCAGCAACGCTTTGTAGATGGTCTGACACTGACCAACAAACTGAGTCAGGATGCTTACGGAAAAGCGTTTGTTCAGCTTGACCCAACGCAACGCATTGAGATTGTTAAGAAACTGCAGGCTGATGCCAAGCAGCAACTGGCACAGATGAACTCGGCAAAAGCGGCTTCTAAAGTGGAAAACGCGCAGGCCGACTTGCAAATGCCTTCTGCCAAGAAGCAATACACGCCGTTCTTTATGATCCTGAAAGACCTGACGTTAACGGGTTATTTCACCTCCGAAATCGGCTGTACGCAAGCTCTTGAATATGTGGCGGTTCCGGGTCGTTACGACGGTTGTGTTACCCTCAAACCCGGCCAGAAGGCGTGGGCCATTTAA
- a CDS encoding M20 metallopeptidase family protein, translated as MLDSIKSLARQYAADIVQTRRHLHAHPELSFQERNTARFVADQLKAIGITPQEGVADTGLVAIVEGRNPGSRVVALRADMDALPIHEANDVPYKSTVEGVMHACGHDAHTASLLGVARILHVLRDQFDGTVKLVFQPGEEKAPGGASLMIKEGVLENPTPISMIGQHVAPNIPVGKIGFREGMYMASTDELYLTVRGKGGHAAMPDNLVDPVLIASHIIVALQQIISRNRPPASPSVLSFGRFIADGVTNVIPNEVTIQGTFRCMNEEWREEGKKRMVKLAEGIAEAMGGSCEFTIVHGYPFLKNHPELTRRVRSQAVEYMGAENVVDLDLWMAGEDFAFYSQVVDSCFYRLGTRNEVRGIVSGVHTPTFDIDEASLETGAGLMSWLAVQELRVV; from the coding sequence ATGCTCGATTCCATCAAATCCCTTGCCCGACAATACGCGGCCGATATCGTTCAAACCCGCCGACACCTGCATGCGCATCCCGAACTTTCCTTTCAGGAACGGAACACGGCCCGCTTCGTAGCCGATCAGCTCAAAGCCATTGGTATAACCCCACAAGAGGGCGTGGCCGATACGGGTCTGGTCGCTATTGTAGAGGGTCGTAACCCTGGTTCAAGAGTGGTTGCCCTCCGGGCCGATATGGACGCGTTACCCATTCACGAAGCGAATGATGTGCCCTACAAGTCGACCGTCGAAGGCGTCATGCATGCCTGCGGGCACGATGCGCATACGGCCAGTTTGTTAGGTGTAGCCCGCATTCTACACGTTCTGCGCGACCAGTTCGACGGAACCGTAAAGCTGGTTTTTCAACCGGGCGAAGAGAAAGCGCCGGGCGGGGCATCGCTCATGATTAAAGAAGGCGTTCTTGAAAACCCGACGCCCATCAGCATGATTGGCCAGCATGTAGCCCCAAACATCCCGGTGGGAAAAATCGGTTTCCGTGAGGGTATGTACATGGCCAGCACGGACGAACTTTACCTGACCGTTCGCGGAAAAGGCGGCCACGCGGCCATGCCCGACAACCTCGTAGACCCGGTTTTGATTGCCTCCCACATCATTGTGGCCCTGCAACAGATTATCAGTCGAAATCGGCCCCCGGCCAGTCCGTCGGTGTTGTCATTTGGGCGATTCATTGCCGATGGCGTCACAAATGTCATTCCAAACGAAGTGACAATCCAGGGCACATTCCGGTGTATGAACGAAGAATGGCGTGAAGAGGGCAAAAAACGAATGGTCAAACTAGCCGAAGGCATTGCCGAAGCGATGGGTGGCTCGTGCGAGTTCACGATTGTGCATGGTTACCCCTTCCTGAAAAACCACCCCGAACTTACCCGGCGCGTGCGGTCGCAGGCGGTCGAGTACATGGGTGCTGAGAATGTGGTCGACCTCGATTTGTGGATGGCAGGGGAGGATTTTGCCTTTTATTCGCAGGTTGTAGATTCCTGTTTTTACCGCCTAGGCACCCGCAACGAAGTGCGGGGCATCGTTTCGGGCGTTCATACGCCAACGTTCGATATTGACGAAGCATCTTTAGAGACCGGTGCGGGGTTGATGAGCTGGCTGGCAGTGCAGGAGTTACGGGTTGTCTAA
- a CDS encoding RDD family protein has product MSVTIRTSQNVLLEYEPASIGDRILAAMLDYLIIFGWTLLVFGIPARLSVTPSTFYIFVVAFPIVVYDLLSEWLLNGRSAGKIALGIRVVMLDGSQPGLGAYLLRWLLRIIESVAFLGGVVPIVTVAVNGKGQRLGDIAAGTTVVKLKPAVLLDDILIRPLPENYMLQFPDLRMLSDRDIGVVRQALRQGDEQVIKRTADKIKQVTTIQSDLPNRTFLETVISDYQFITMQ; this is encoded by the coding sequence ATGTCTGTTACGATCCGCACGTCCCAAAACGTTTTACTAGAGTATGAACCAGCCAGCATTGGCGACCGGATTCTGGCGGCTATGCTGGATTATCTGATCATTTTTGGCTGGACATTACTCGTTTTCGGTATTCCTGCCAGACTAAGCGTGACACCGAGTACCTTTTATATTTTTGTCGTAGCCTTCCCCATTGTCGTTTATGACCTCCTGTCTGAATGGCTCTTAAATGGCCGTAGTGCTGGCAAAATAGCGCTGGGTATTCGGGTCGTTATGCTCGATGGCTCACAGCCGGGCCTGGGGGCATATCTGCTCCGCTGGTTGTTGAGGATCATTGAATCCGTCGCTTTTTTAGGCGGTGTCGTGCCCATTGTCACCGTTGCAGTCAATGGCAAAGGGCAGCGTTTGGGCGACATTGCCGCCGGAACGACCGTTGTGAAATTAAAACCGGCCGTTTTGCTGGACGATATACTGATTCGACCGCTACCCGAAAATTATATGTTGCAATTTCCCGACCTGCGGATGCTGTCTGATCGGGACATTGGCGTTGTTCGTCAGGCACTGCGGCAAGGCGACGAACAGGTAATTAAGCGTACTGCCGATAAAATTAAACAAGTGACCACCATCCAGAGTGATTTACCAAATCGGACTTTTCTGGAAACGGTTATCAGCGATTATCAGTTTATAACGATGCAGTAA